The following coding sequences are from one Streptococcus sp. NPS 308 window:
- a CDS encoding helix-turn-helix transcriptional regulator produces the protein MINVSKALILYRERNNKSEDDLANYLGIQKKAYKRYESGDREPSIDKLYKLAKYYNCMIDDFINVDEKFTVKREEILSTKDLDNLGCHHQFSHGLVTMLTKGKSYEETIRFAEDDKTKYVHKVK, from the coding sequence ATGATAAACGTATCAAAAGCATTGATTCTATATAGAGAAAGAAATAATAAGTCAGAGGATGATTTAGCAAATTATTTAGGAATCCAAAAGAAAGCGTATAAACGCTATGAAAGTGGTGATCGTGAGCCTAGCATTGATAAACTTTACAAGCTAGCAAAATATTATAATTGTATGATAGATGATTTTATCAATGTAGATGAAAAATTCACTGTGAAGCGTGAAGAAATATTGTCTACAAAGGATTTAGACAATCTAGGTTGTCACCATCAATTTTCTCATGGTTTGGTAACAATGTTGACTAAGGGAAAGAGTTATGAAGAAACTATTCGCTTTGCTGAAGATGATAAGACTAAGTATGTTCATAAGGTGAAGTGA